In the Cyanobacteriota bacterium genome, one interval contains:
- a CDS encoding putative quinol monooxygenase encodes MKVYTIAILKAKEGSTQQMINSLTKLAHASREEQGALDYGFYQNQEDPNTIVSFEEWQDPEAEAAHWQTPHLQAALIELEPIFAEAPIIYKGPKII; translated from the coding sequence ATGAAGGTCTACACCATTGCTATTCTCAAAGCCAAAGAAGGCAGTACGCAGCAAATGATTAACAGCTTAACTAAACTAGCTCATGCAAGTAGAGAAGAGCAAGGCGCCCTTGACTATGGCTTCTATCAAAACCAAGAAGACCCAAATACGATTGTTTCTTTTGAAGAATGGCAAGACCCTGAAGCTGAAGCGGCACACTGGCAAACACCTCACCTGCAAGCAGCGCTCATAGAACTAGAACCGATTTTTGCTGAAGCTCCAATCATCTACAAAGGACCTAAAATCATTTAA
- a CDS encoding 5-carboxymethyl-2-hydroxymuconate Delta-isomerase gives MPHLILEYTKNLDAEIKSKQLLEKTHWVMLDSGLFNPEAVKSRTRCLEEHLLGTKKEGTSFIHIAVALLEGRTLEQKKELSKAISACIKSEFANLGSVSVEIRDMDKASYSK, from the coding sequence ATGCCACATTTAATTCTTGAATATACAAAGAATCTTGACGCTGAAATTAAATCAAAGCAGTTACTTGAAAAAACTCATTGGGTGATGCTTGATTCTGGGCTCTTTAATCCCGAGGCTGTTAAATCAAGAACCAGATGTCTGGAAGAGCATTTGCTAGGAACTAAAAAAGAAGGGACTAGTTTTATTCATATTGCTGTGGCTTTGCTTGAGGGTAGGACGCTAGAGCAAAAGAAAGAATTGAGTAAGGCTATTTCTGCTTGTATTAAAAGTGAGTTTGCTAATTTAGGCTCAGTGTCTGTCGAGATTCGAGATATGGACAAGGCTAGTTATAGTAAGTGA